From Paenibacillus sp. V4I7, one genomic window encodes:
- the tsaD gene encoding tRNA (adenosine(37)-N6)-threonylcarbamoyltransferase complex transferase subunit TsaD — MQKGKTGQQQKEVPVTKPVYILAIETSCDETSVAIVENGKIIRSNVISSQIETHQRYGGVVPEVASRKHVESITWMLEEAVEKAGVTLQELSAIAVTEGPGLIGALLVGVVAGKALACALDLPLIGVHHIAGHIYANQLVHELEYPLISLVVSGGHTELILMEGPGQFRIIGRTRDDAAGEAYDKIARAMGLPYPGGPHVDRLAQEAESEIKMPRSWLEADSYDFSFSGLKSAVLNVVNQSKMRGEAVQVAQIAKGFQASVIDVLVEKADRAVREYGAKQLLLAGGVAANKGLRSRLAERCEQLNVPLLVPPLGLCTDNAAMIGAAAFLKWDKQEFDSMELKAEPQLKLEEW; from the coding sequence GTGCAAAAAGGTAAAACAGGACAACAGCAGAAGGAAGTTCCCGTTACGAAGCCGGTTTATATTTTGGCCATTGAAACGAGCTGTGACGAAACCTCTGTAGCCATTGTCGAAAATGGTAAAATCATTCGGTCCAATGTGATTTCCAGCCAGATCGAAACGCACCAACGCTATGGCGGTGTGGTGCCGGAGGTGGCTTCCCGTAAGCATGTGGAGTCGATCACATGGATGCTGGAGGAAGCCGTCGAGAAAGCGGGCGTAACGCTGCAGGAGCTGTCCGCGATAGCCGTAACCGAAGGACCCGGATTAATCGGGGCCCTGTTAGTGGGCGTCGTTGCGGGCAAAGCGCTAGCCTGTGCCTTAGACCTGCCGCTGATTGGTGTTCACCATATTGCGGGGCATATTTATGCGAATCAACTTGTGCATGAGCTCGAGTATCCGTTGATCTCGCTCGTTGTGTCCGGCGGACACACGGAGTTGATTCTCATGGAGGGGCCGGGCCAATTCCGCATCATCGGGCGAACGCGCGATGATGCGGCTGGCGAGGCCTACGACAAAATCGCGCGGGCGATGGGCCTGCCTTACCCGGGCGGACCGCACGTAGATCGGCTTGCGCAGGAAGCCGAGTCCGAGATCAAGATGCCTCGCTCGTGGCTCGAGGCAGACTCTTACGACTTCAGCTTCAGCGGATTGAAATCCGCTGTGCTGAACGTCGTCAACCAAAGCAAGATGCGCGGCGAGGCCGTTCAAGTCGCGCAGATTGCCAAGGGCTTCCAAGCCTCCGTCATCGACGTGCTTGTGGAGAAGGCTGACCGCGCCGTGCGTGAATACGGTGCGAAGCAGCTGCTGCTCGCGGGCGGTGTCGCCGCAAACAAAGGGCTGCGCAGCAGGCTCGCCGAGCGCTGCGAGCAGCTAAATGTGCCGCTGCTCGTGCCACCGCTCGGCCTCTGCACAGACAACGCTGCGATGATAGGCGCAGCCGCTTTCCTCAAGTGGGATAAGCAGGAATTCGACTCCATGGAACTGAAAGCAGAGCCTCAGCTCAAGCTTGAAGAGTGGTAA